A window of Selenomonas ruminantium subsp. lactilytica TAM6421 contains these coding sequences:
- a CDS encoding adenylosuccinate synthase, with protein sequence MSTVVVTGTQWGDEGKGKIVDYLAQQADTVVRFQGGSNAGHTVMVDGEAYKLRLMPSGILFKGSHCIVGNGVAFDPMVMLEEMDGLAERGIDLSGIRISNRAHVVLPYHRLMDGIGDEARGDNKIGTTKRGIGPCYMDRDNRIGIRVCDLMDEEEFAKRLKENLEIKNKELKLLYDHEPLSYEEVLKEYLGYAERLRPYVCDTIALLNDEIKEGRKILFEGAQATMLDIDYGTYPYVTASHPISGGVGVGAGVAPNKIDKVVGIVKAYCTRVGEGPFPTEQLNAIGEKIREEGHEYGVVTGRPRRTGWLDACVVRYAGLISGIDYMAVTRLDILDNFEEIKMCVAYKYKGEILNEIPASLKVLAEVEPVYETFEGWNTSISKVRKYEDLPENAKKYLERMAEVTGIKLGIVSVGPNRDETIVLAKDIF encoded by the coding sequence ATGTCAACAGTAGTAGTAACCGGTACCCAGTGGGGCGATGAAGGCAAGGGTAAAATCGTCGATTATCTGGCCCAGCAGGCCGATACGGTAGTACGCTTCCAGGGCGGCAGCAATGCCGGCCATACGGTCATGGTAGATGGCGAGGCTTATAAGCTGCGCCTGATGCCCTCCGGCATCCTGTTCAAGGGTTCCCATTGCATTGTGGGCAATGGCGTGGCTTTTGATCCCATGGTTATGCTGGAGGAAATGGACGGCCTGGCTGAACGCGGCATTGACCTGTCCGGCATCCGCATTTCCAACCGCGCCCATGTGGTGCTGCCGTACCACCGCCTGATGGATGGCATCGGTGATGAAGCCCGTGGCGATAACAAGATCGGCACCACCAAACGCGGTATCGGCCCCTGCTACATGGACCGTGACAACCGCATCGGCATCCGCGTCTGCGATCTGATGGACGAGGAAGAATTCGCCAAGCGCCTCAAGGAAAATCTGGAAATCAAGAACAAGGAACTCAAGCTTCTGTATGACCATGAGCCCCTGTCCTATGAGGAAGTGCTCAAGGAATACTTGGGTTATGCAGAGCGTCTGCGTCCCTATGTCTGCGATACCATTGCCCTGCTGAACGATGAAATCAAAGAAGGCCGCAAGATCCTCTTTGAAGGTGCTCAGGCTACGATGTTGGACATCGACTATGGTACTTATCCGTATGTTACGGCTTCCCACCCCATTTCCGGTGGTGTGGGCGTAGGCGCTGGCGTGGCTCCCAACAAGATCGACAAGGTGGTGGGTATCGTCAAGGCTTACTGCACCCGTGTGGGTGAAGGCCCCTTCCCCACGGAACAGCTCAATGCCATCGGCGAGAAGATCCGTGAAGAAGGTCATGAGTACGGCGTTGTTACGGGCCGTCCCCGCCGCACGGGCTGGCTCGATGCCTGCGTGGTCCGCTATGCCGGCCTGATTTCCGGTATCGACTACATGGCTGTAACCCGTCTGGACATTCTCGACAACTTCGAGGAAATCAAGATGTGCGTAGCCTACAAGTACAAGGGCGAAATCCTCAACGAAATCCCGGCCAGCCTCAAGGTACTGGCTGAGGTTGAACCGGTGTACGAGACCTTCGAGGGCTGGAACACCAGCATCAGCAAGGTGCGCAAGTACGAAGATCTGCCGGAAAATGCGAAGAAATATCTCGAACGCATGGCAGAAGTGACGGGCATCAAGCTGGGCATCGTTTCCGTTGGTCCGAACCGCGATGAAACCATCGTTCTGGCTAAGGATATATTTTAA
- the rnhA gene encoding ribonuclease HI: MAAKKVYAVRNGRKTGIFTTWAECKAQVDGFPGARYKGFTDPNEANKWLNLDYVPPYGGGAPKKQAAPQPEPAAQFDDAPDYVIYTDGSCLRNPDGPGGWAAVIADQIEGRLTELHEGEASTTNNRMELTAALRALTFARPGSVIDLYTDSQYLKNAFTKNWLAGWKRKGWVTAAGTPVKNQDLWQQLDAAFARQKVRFHWVKGHVGVAQNERCDELAKAEAMKFM; the protein is encoded by the coding sequence ATGGCAGCCAAGAAAGTATATGCCGTCAGAAACGGGCGCAAGACAGGGATTTTCACCACCTGGGCAGAGTGCAAGGCTCAGGTGGATGGCTTCCCGGGGGCCCGCTACAAGGGATTTACCGATCCCAATGAGGCCAATAAGTGGCTGAATCTGGACTATGTGCCGCCCTATGGCGGCGGTGCGCCGAAAAAGCAGGCCGCGCCCCAGCCGGAACCGGCGGCGCAGTTTGACGATGCGCCGGATTATGTCATCTATACGGATGGTTCCTGCCTGCGCAATCCCGACGGCCCCGGCGGCTGGGCCGCGGTGATTGCCGACCAGATTGAAGGCAGACTTACGGAACTCCACGAAGGGGAAGCCTCCACCACCAACAACCGCATGGAACTGACGGCAGCGCTGCGGGCGCTGACCTTTGCCCGTCCTGGTTCGGTCATTGACCTTTACACCGACAGTCAGTATCTCAAGAACGCCTTTACCAAGAACTGGCTGGCTGGGTGGAAACGCAAGGGCTGGGTGACGGCTGCCGGCACGCCGGTGAAGAATCAGGACCTCTGGCAGCAGCTGGACGCCGCCTTCGCCCGCCAAAAGGTGCGCTTCCACTGGGTGAAAGGCCATGTGGGCGTGGCCCAGAACGAGCGCTGTGACGAACTGGCCAAGGCTGAGGCCATGAAATTCATGTGA
- a CDS encoding sulfite exporter TauE/SafE family protein — MEVLLFLLLGLGVGTFGTLVGIGGGLICVPIFILFLSAGTNHPFFTTAAQITGTSLVIVMANALSGTIAYIRQKRVYFKAAIPFALATLPGAFFGSYIVDKFNPPMLNFYFGIFLLFMASIMYMNTRRKPPADVHELPAGFTYNRWIGIISSFGVGFLSSIFGIGGGVIHVPLMIYLLGFPVHMATATSHFVLACSSAFGVVSHFLLDHIIWMPAICISIGAAIGAQIGAKISKKTKSKVILALLSLAMFALGCRLILMGSVQ; from the coding sequence ATGGAAGTCCTTTTATTCTTGCTTTTGGGCCTCGGCGTCGGCACCTTCGGTACCTTGGTAGGCATCGGCGGTGGCCTGATCTGCGTGCCCATCTTCATCCTGTTCCTGTCTGCGGGCACAAACCATCCCTTCTTTACCACGGCGGCGCAGATTACAGGTACGTCCCTGGTCATCGTCATGGCCAACGCCCTGTCCGGCACCATCGCCTATATCCGCCAGAAGCGGGTGTATTTCAAGGCAGCCATCCCCTTTGCCCTGGCCACCCTGCCCGGTGCCTTCTTCGGCTCTTATATCGTGGACAAGTTCAACCCGCCCATGCTGAACTTCTACTTCGGCATCTTCCTGTTGTTCATGGCCTCCATCATGTATATGAACACCCGCCGCAAACCGCCGGCAGATGTGCATGAGCTGCCCGCCGGCTTTACCTACAATCGCTGGATTGGCATCATCTCCAGCTTCGGCGTAGGCTTCCTGTCCAGCATCTTCGGCATCGGCGGCGGCGTCATCCATGTGCCCCTGATGATCTATCTCCTGGGCTTCCCGGTGCATATGGCCACTGCCACCTCCCACTTCGTGCTGGCCTGCTCCTCTGCTTTCGGCGTGGTGTCCCATTTCCTGCTGGACCACATCATCTGGATGCCTGCCATCTGCATCTCCATCGGCGCCGCCATCGGTGCCCAGATCGGGGCCAAGATCTCTAAAAAGACAAAATCAAAAGTCATTCTGGCCCTGCTCTCCCTGGCCATGTTTGCCCTGGGCTGCCGCCTGATCCTGATGGGCAGCGTCCAATAA
- a CDS encoding carbon starvation protein A has product MVTFLVALCALIGGYFIYGKIVDNVFGPTDAQTPALVHNDGVDYIPLPTWKVFLIQLLNIAGLGPIFGALGGAIWGPSVYLWIVFGTIFAGAVHDYLSGMISLREDGKSISEVVGHHMGPTMLMIMRVFSVVLLVLVGTVFMTGPAGLLAKLTGVAVTVVLPCVLAYYFLATLLPIDKLIARFYPLFGICLIVMALGIMGGMLFGVGGHTMPEMTLQNLHPLGPEKMPIWPLMFITVACGAISGFHSTQSPIMARCLKDERLGRPVFYGAMVSEGIIALIWAAAGVTFYDGTGGLAAAMKAGGAGTVVYDICVGFMGSGVGAVLAMLGVIACPITSGDTAFRSARLTLADWFGIEQNQAVKRLMFAVPLLAVGGILSQMDFNIIWRYFSWTNQTLAMIVLWTGAVYLYRTKPGSGAWKIPFVPATFMSAVSCTYILQAPEGLQLSTAISYPVGILFAVVCVALYYKTTLGSKA; this is encoded by the coding sequence ATGGTTACATTTTTAGTGGCTTTGTGCGCCCTGATTGGCGGTTATTTTATCTATGGTAAGATCGTGGATAATGTGTTCGGTCCCACCGATGCGCAGACGCCGGCGTTGGTGCATAATGATGGCGTGGATTACATCCCGCTGCCCACTTGGAAGGTATTTCTGATCCAGCTTCTGAACATTGCGGGCCTTGGCCCAATCTTTGGTGCTCTCGGTGGTGCTATCTGGGGGCCCAGCGTATATCTCTGGATTGTCTTTGGTACGATTTTTGCCGGTGCTGTCCATGACTACCTGTCGGGCATGATTTCCTTGCGCGAGGATGGCAAGAGTATCTCCGAGGTAGTTGGTCACCATATGGGGCCCACGATGCTGATGATCATGCGCGTGTTCTCCGTGGTGCTGCTGGTCTTAGTCGGTACTGTATTCATGACAGGGCCGGCCGGCCTGCTGGCCAAGCTCACCGGCGTAGCTGTAACAGTGGTGCTGCCCTGCGTGCTGGCCTATTACTTCCTGGCCACGCTGCTGCCCATCGATAAACTGATTGCCCGTTTCTATCCCCTGTTCGGTATCTGCCTTATCGTCATGGCCCTGGGCATCATGGGGGGCATGCTCTTCGGCGTGGGAGGTCATACCATGCCGGAAATGACCTTGCAGAACCTGCATCCGCTGGGGCCGGAAAAGATGCCGATCTGGCCGCTGATGTTCATCACGGTAGCCTGCGGCGCAATCTCCGGTTTCCATTCCACCCAGTCGCCGATCATGGCCCGCTGCCTGAAGGATGAGCGCCTTGGCCGTCCTGTATTCTATGGCGCCATGGTTTCCGAAGGCATCATCGCCCTGATCTGGGCAGCTGCCGGCGTTACCTTCTATGATGGCACTGGCGGACTGGCCGCAGCCATGAAGGCTGGCGGTGCCGGTACTGTGGTTTATGATATCTGCGTGGGTTTCATGGGTTCCGGTGTTGGTGCTGTGCTGGCCATGCTGGGCGTTATTGCCTGCCCCATTACTTCCGGCGATACGGCTTTCCGTTCTGCCCGCCTGACTTTGGCTGACTGGTTCGGCATCGAGCAGAATCAGGCAGTGAAGCGTCTGATGTTTGCTGTACCTCTGCTGGCTGTGGGCGGTATCCTGTCCCAGATGGACTTCAACATCATCTGGCGTTATTTCTCCTGGACGAATCAGACGCTGGCCATGATCGTGCTCTGGACCGGTGCCGTTTATCTCTATCGCACGAAACCGGGTTCCGGTGCCTGGAAGATTCCCTTCGTACCGGCAACCTTTATGTCGGCCGTTTCCTGCACCTATATCCTGCAGGCTCCGGAAGGCTTGCAGCTGTCCACCGCCATTTCCTATCCGGTGGGGATTCTCTTCGCGGTAGTGTGCGTAGCTTTGTATTATAAGACCACTTTAGGCAGTAAGGCTTGA
- the uxaC gene encoding glucuronate isomerase translates to MKPFMDKDFLLQTETAKTLYHEHAAPMPIYDYHCHINPREIAENREFRNIAQAWLATDTYKWRLLRSNGVPEGCVSSTEVSSREKFQYFAESISRAIGSPIYHWTHLELRRYFDCDLVLNGENAEKIWEICNERLQSADMRAQGIIRQSNVQVICTTDDPVSELKWHKKIKAEGICPAKVLPTFRADPILNIEDEGWDNYMRYELGEVTDMDDISTMQDIRDALVKRLDYFAENGCQIADHALPYMAFAPAREYELDDVVGKVINGKGSPSKLAMEQYKTAILLFLGQEYARRGWTMQLHFSALRDVNSRQFAILGQDSGYDVVDTHNCAPSLAKFLDALDKDGKLPKTIISSLNPADNIVIASLLPAFSGTEYLGKVQQGAAWWFNNNKEGIEAQLRVLASISVMGNAIGTPTDSRSILSYSRHEYYRRILCNFIGNLVENGEYPADMKVLGKLVEDISYNNACRYFAF, encoded by the coding sequence ATGAAACCATTCATGGACAAGGATTTTCTTTTGCAGACGGAAACGGCCAAAACACTCTATCACGAACATGCCGCTCCCATGCCCATCTATGACTACCACTGTCATATCAATCCTCGGGAGATTGCCGAGAACCGGGAATTCCGCAATATCGCCCAAGCCTGGTTGGCCACCGACACCTATAAGTGGCGTCTGCTCAGGAGCAACGGCGTGCCGGAGGGCTGTGTATCCAGCACGGAGGTTTCCTCTCGGGAGAAATTCCAATACTTTGCGGAAAGCATTTCCCGGGCTATCGGCAGTCCCATCTATCATTGGACGCATCTGGAACTCAGGCGGTATTTTGACTGCGATCTGGTGCTCAATGGGGAGAATGCGGAAAAGATCTGGGAAATCTGCAATGAGCGGCTGCAGTCGGCAGATATGCGGGCGCAGGGCATTATCCGGCAGTCCAATGTGCAGGTGATCTGCACTACGGATGATCCTGTGTCGGAGCTGAAATGGCATAAGAAGATCAAGGCGGAAGGCATCTGTCCGGCCAAGGTGCTGCCCACGTTCCGGGCAGATCCCATCCTCAATATCGAGGATGAGGGCTGGGATAATTATATGCGCTATGAACTGGGCGAAGTCACGGATATGGATGATATATCCACCATGCAGGACATCCGGGATGCGCTGGTGAAGCGGCTGGATTATTTTGCAGAGAATGGCTGCCAGATTGCCGATCATGCCCTGCCCTATATGGCCTTTGCTCCGGCCAGGGAGTATGAGCTGGATGATGTGGTGGGCAAGGTGATCAACGGCAAGGGCAGTCCCTCGAAACTGGCTATGGAGCAGTATAAGACGGCGATTCTCCTGTTCCTGGGACAGGAATATGCCCGGAGGGGCTGGACCATGCAGCTGCATTTCTCGGCCCTGCGGGACGTGAATTCCCGGCAGTTTGCGATTCTGGGACAGGACAGCGGCTATGATGTGGTGGATACCCATAACTGTGCGCCGTCCCTGGCCAAGTTCCTTGACGCATTGGATAAGGACGGAAAGCTGCCTAAGACCATCATCTCCTCCCTGAATCCTGCCGACAATATCGTGATTGCCTCGCTGCTGCCGGCCTTTTCCGGGACGGAGTATCTGGGGAAGGTACAGCAGGGGGCAGCCTGGTGGTTCAACAACAATAAAGAAGGCATTGAGGCGCAGTTGCGGGTATTGGCCAGCATTTCGGTAATGGGCAATGCCATCGGCACGCCGACGGACTCCCGTTCCATCTTGTCCTATTCCCGTCATGAGTACTATCGGCGGATCCTCTGCAACTTCATCGGTAATCTGGTGGAGAACGGCGAGTATCCGGCGGATATGAAGGTGCTGGGCAAACTGGTGGAGGACATCAGCTACAACAATGCCTGCCGTTATTTCGCTTTTTGA
- a CDS encoding YbjN domain-containing protein: MPRKAKKSVENNEKAVKFQEFLMENNISVFSTESMDDDYATVLFRSRIEVRGQILPMAVLIDTSIFTVIRTQIISGLPEDKRAPIKTYLNDLNARYKSFKYYVHEDGKVYLDICLPFVDETFDSKMIQLMLSVLVQHLEEVYDEFMARVWGK, encoded by the coding sequence ATGCCTAGAAAAGCCAAAAAAAGTGTGGAGAACAATGAAAAGGCGGTCAAATTTCAGGAATTCCTGATGGAGAACAATATCAGCGTCTTCAGCACGGAATCCATGGATGATGATTACGCCACAGTGCTCTTCCGTTCCCGTATTGAGGTTCGGGGGCAGATTCTGCCGATGGCTGTGCTGATTGATACCAGTATCTTTACGGTAATCCGCACGCAGATCATCAGCGGCCTGCCCGAGGATAAGCGCGCTCCCATTAAGACCTATCTGAATGACCTTAACGCCCGTTACAAGAGTTTTAAGTACTATGTCCATGAAGATGGCAAAGTATATCTGGATATATGCCTGCCCTTTGTGGATGAAACCTTTGACAGCAAGATGATCCAATTGATGCTCAGCGTGCTGGTGCAGCATCTGGAAGAAGTGTATGATGAATTTATGGCCCGGGTTTGGGGAAAATAA
- a CDS encoding helix-turn-helix domain-containing protein, protein MNREDYIKALIKSHGYAMKDFAKIINMPYTTLLSILNGSIGGAAMDNVLKICGALNIRIEELNNLAANGEAEKNTNGETKGIDPQLLKLLQKLPTEKQIALKLLLSDK, encoded by the coding sequence ATGAATAGAGAAGACTATATCAAGGCCCTGATCAAATCCCATGGCTATGCCATGAAGGACTTTGCCAAAATCATCAACATGCCCTATACCACCCTGCTCTCCATCCTCAACGGCTCCATCGGCGGCGCCGCCATGGACAACGTGCTGAAGATCTGCGGGGCCCTCAATATCCGCATCGAGGAACTCAATAATCTGGCCGCCAACGGGGAGGCGGAAAAAAACACCAACGGGGAAACAAAAGGCATCGATCCCCAGCTGTTGAAACTCCTGCAGAAACTGCCCACAGAAAAACAAATTGCCCTGAAACTCCTGTTATCGGATAAATAA